CGACCATGTCCCAGGCGTGCGCAGCGATCGGCGCCCGGGCAGTGATCGGCCATGGCGGCGGCCTGTCGCGGGAGGAGGAGGCCGCATTGCCGGGCGATCCGCTGGTGCGGGCCTTCTGGCCGCAGGCGGCCGTGCTGCGTCGTTGCTCGGCCGCGGTGCTGCACGGCGGGTTCAATTCGGTGCTGGATGCGCTGGCGGCCGGCGTACCGATCGTGGCGCTGCCGATCGGGTTCGAGCAACCCGCAACCGCCGCCCGGCTCGTCCGCGCCGGGGCAGGCCGGATGCTGTCCCCACGTCGCTTGAGCGTGCGTGCGCTGGCCGCCGCCTTGCGGGACGTGATGGTTCGACCAGACTACGCCCGGGCCGCGCGCGTCCTCGCCGCCGAGATCGCGGCCGGAGCCGGCGCAGCCGGCGCGGCCGCCGCCATCACCGCCGCGCTAGCGTCTCCCGCCTGAAAGCCGGGAGCCGCCACCACGGCGTGCCGGGGCTGAGATGATGTTCATGATGATAGGCGCCGAAGTGAAAGCAGGTCATGAGTGACAGCAGTGGCCGGAGCGCGCTGCTGCGGGCATTGTGGGCGTCGGCGAAGGGGCGGTCGTCGTGACGGTGCGGCAGATAGGTGCCGAACACGAACAACTGCCCCAGCGCCAGTAGCGCCGGGACCGCCCAGAACACGACGATGTCGAGGAGCGACGCACCCAGCAGCAGGTACACGATCGCCGCGATCGTGATGCGTCCGATTTGCCCGTGCGTATAATAATTGCGGAAGAAGGACCCGAACCACGGCAGCAAGCGGCGGGGAGCGTCGGCGTGGAAATCGGGATCGCTGGTTGTGCCGGGCGCCGCGTGATGCGCGTGGTGCTTGGGCAGCAGCTCGCCGTACGAAAGACCGGCGTAGGCGGCGAGGCAGAACGTGCCCACGATCCTGTTCAGCCGCGGCCTGCCCGGTGCCAGCGATCCGTGCATGCAATCGTGCGCGATGATGAACAGCCCGGTGCTGAGCCAGGCCTGCACGAGGATCACGACCGGCGCCAGTAACGCGGTGCCGGGGCTCCAGTGCCAGAAGAAGATGCCGCCGACATGCACACTCGTCCAGGCACCGCCGATCGCTGCCGCCAGCATCAGGCCATGCCGGCCATCGGCCCGGCCATCGGCCCTGCGCCGATCGCGGCTCATTGCCCGGCACGTTCGGTCAGGCGGCGTTTCAGCCGCGCGGGATCGGGTGCGAACAGGAAGCCGAAGCTGACGCCGCCTTCCTTGCCCCTCACCGCATGGTGCAGGCGGTGGGCCTGATGCAGCCGCTTGAAATAGCCCCGCCGCGGCACCCAACGCATGCCGAACCGCTGGTGCACCAGCATGTCGTGCACGAAGGCATAGATCGCGCCATAGACGGTGATGCCCAGGGCGATCCACCAGAGCGGTTCCCACAATGTGCCGAGGGCGAACAGCGCGATCACGATCGCGGCGAAGCTCACCGCATACAAATCGTTGCGCTCGAAGGCGCCCGCGCGCGGCTCATGATGCGAGCGGTGCCAGCCCCAGCCCCAGCCGTGCATGACATATTTGTGCGTCGCCCAGGCGAAAACCTCCATGAACAGCACCATGGCCACGACCAGCAGCAGTTTCTCGTACCAGTTCAATGGATCACCTCGGCGCCCTGCTTCCACCGAATACGGCCGGTCGTGCGCGGCATCGGTCTAGCATGACGAACGGGCCAGCGCATCCCGCTGAGATCAGGCGCCTTTGCAGCCAGACGCCGGGCGACGGCCAGCGCGAGCACCGCCAGCAGGAGACCGGCCAGCACATCAACACCGTAATGGCCGCCGAACAACGGGGTCGCCACGATCGTCAGCCCGGCCCAGATCGCCGCCGGAACGCGGAGCCGGGTGACGGGGTACAGCCCCCAGAACAGGATCACCGGCAGCGCCGCGTGATAGCTGGGGAAGCTGACGATCCCGGTCATATGCGACAGGTCGAGCTCCCGGACGGCGCCGTCGCGCAGGCCGAGGACCAAATCACGGTCTTGCCAGGCGACGGATGGCCACAGCGTCCGGTAATGAGCGGGATCGAACAGATTGCCGACTGCCGGCAGCAATCCCGACAGGAGGATCGTCACCGCGCCAGCCACGATCGCAGCGGCGACGGCCGTGCGCAACCGTTCCAGCCGGGCGGTTGCGGCGAGCACCACGATGCACCCCACCATCTGCACGACAAGGCTGTGATAGGCGAGGCCCGCGACCAGCAGGAGCGGCGCCGGCAGCCGGTCGGCCACCGCCAGGATCGCCGGCCAGTCCAATCCCAGCCGTGCATCCGCCACGGCCAGCCACTCATCCCACGATGGTCCGCCAAATGCTGCCAGCAGATAGGCGAGCACCACGCCCAGAATGGTGAACAGGGTCATCTGAAGAAACGCGGTGGCTCCGGCCACCAACCGGGTGTCCGCGCGCATTCGCCCGATCGCCAGCGCTCCCGTCAGCACGGCCACCCCGAGCGCCGGGAGCGCCGCGCGCGCGAGCGCTACGCTGAAACCCAGGGCGTGGCTTAGCAGCAGGCAGGCGAGCGCCAGGCCACCGATGACCGACCACGACGCGGCGTTGGCATGGGACGTGGTCGTTGGCAGACGCATGGTCACCCAACGCGAAACCACTATGCCGGGTCCGCGTACGGCATGCAGCGTCAGGTTCCACAGCTGTTCTGCGTGGGCTTTTTCGTGAGCGGGTGACCCGACGCGGACGTGCCGCCGTTCACCGCGGCAACGTGGTAGGTGCGATAAGCAGTCTTATGTTAACTATTCGTTAGTTGCGAGCCGTGCTTTGTTACCACGCGCGCTTACCTTCCCTTGCGGTATGGCGCTGCCGCATGTTCGAAGAATTGGCGTTGCCAGCAAACTATCGCGTAACTCGTGGTTAGGTTGGCGGGAGTAGAGCCGGAATGCTCACGGTTGATCAGAGTCACTGGTCCGGCCGACCGGGGCCGCGATGGCGCTCTTTCGCGTCTGACCATCTGGCGACCAGCTCCCTCAGAAAGGAGCTTGGGTCGACCGGGAACACCCATGCTCAGCCTCGGCTCGCTCGCTTCGGAGCGGCCCCTTCGGGCCGCCCTCGCTACGCCTCGGCCGGGGAAGCACCAGTGCGGGCACCGAGCCCGCCCTGGCGCTGCTGACGCGCCCTCTAGCGAGCCTTCTTCGCCGGGGATGGAAGCAGCCGAACCACCCCGGTCGCCGGGCGGTACAACCTCGCCGGAGAAGAGGGAGAAGGGGAGACGCGGTTTCAACGAAGGAGGTCGAGATGACCATCACGTTCCGCGTCGACGACGGCCACAACATTCTGTCGCCCTCCCCTGCTATTATCACCCCTGACCAGCTCGGCGCGTTGCGCGATCTGCTCGGCCGCCATGTCGTGCGCAGCGGCGTCGCCTTGTTGGTTCCGATCCACGGCGATCCGGCCTCCGGGACGTTCGAGATCGAGGTCCGCGTCTGTCCGCTTGCGCTTGCGTCGATCGCGCGCTGTTTCGACTGGGATCCCGCCGTCATCACCGTCGTCGACGAGGCACAATTCCTCGGCCGTCGGGCGCGCATCTGGCAGGCTGAACCGGGCGGCGACATCAAGCTCCGCCTCGGCCTCAACCCCGACGCCGCACCCGAGCTGGAGGTCGCCAACGGCAACGCCTATGCGATCCTCGCCAGCCTCGGTCTGGACGAGGAAAGCTGCGGTGCCGTGCCCATCTCGGAGCTGCGCGAAAGGCTCATGGACCCGCGCATCCGGCGACGGCTCGACGACGATCCGCACATGACCCGCTACGTCGAAGCCCTGATCACCATGGCAGCGCTGAAACCGGTCGATGGCGAGTACCATCTCGCATGGGCCTGACGACCCCGCTCGGCGCTGAGAAAGACCCATAGGGACGCCCAGCCTCACGGCTGGCGCGTCCCTTTTTTTGCCTGCAAATCTCAAGCCGGCTGCGCCGCTTTTCCGACCGAAAAGAGAATGGCCGCACAGGGTAGCAGCCCCGTGCGGCCATCGCCGTGACCATCGGTCTCGAACCGGCTCAGGCTGTCGCCGTGAGCCGCTTCTCCACCTCGTCGACGCCCAGCGTCTTCACCGCCTTCATCAGCCCCTCAAGTCGATCGAGCGGGAGCTTCAGCAGCCCTGCCCTCTCGACCGTCCCGACAGCCGCCTCCCGCACCTTCGCCTGATGCGCCTGACGGCGCTCGGCGAGCTTGCGTTCATCGGCCGCGATCGCAGCCAGTTCAGCGTCTAGTGACTTCGCCATAGTCTTGCCTTTCGGTCAGGCTCATCGGCTTCTGAACGGCGCTGTTATACCGGCCACTGTCGCTCTCTGGAAGCCACCTCGCGTCACCCCCGAGCAACCCCGGATACGATCCATGAACCAACCTAGGCAGCGCGTCAGCAACCCGGCGCGGAGCGCCCCTCAGACCCTGCCATTCCGCCTCACGGCGGTGCAGATCCCGCCGGAAAACCGGAACACGCCCACAGCCTCCTCGAAGGACCTAGGGGGGCAAAGCGGGACAGAGGAATCGGGACTTCAGTAGAGCACACCGAACGCAAGCTTCGCTTGCCTTTTTCCCCGGATTTCCGGGGTTTTTCGAGGCTTTCTAGGTTGTGACAACGTCCGACGCTCTGTCCGACGATGTCACAGCCCGGCTTTGCGTCGAAATCTGTCTGACGGCGTCTGACTGGGAGCTTGATCGATCTCGACGACTACAGTACGATAAGCTGCTTTTCGGAGTCCCACCAGCCTCTCTGCTAGGAGGTTGAGTTGGACAACGGCTCTCGCCGATACACTATGCGGTTCGATCCTGTTCAGTACGAACAGATCGAGGAGATCGCGGCCAAGCTATCGATAGCGCCGGTCGACGTGGTTCGACGGGCGATCGGCCATTATCTCGCGGGTCAGAAGCTTCTCACGGACAGTGAGCTGCGCCACCTCCGCGTCGCCGAGTATACCCAGGTCGCGCTCGACGCGATCATCCGGGAAGATCATCCGGAACTGCGCGACACGCTGGTCCTCGAGACGAACCGCCGCATGGAGAAATACCATGGCGCGTGACGACCCCAAGGGCATGCGGCGTGACATCCGCAACAACCGCCTGGCGATCCCGCAGGAGCACCATTCCTCGCGCGGCGACACACCCCGCAACTCGGGCAATTTCACCCGCGGTTCGCAGCTCCTCAACACGCAGGTGCTGATGTGGCTACAGGGGGCCAAACTGCCGGTCCTGATGTGGCTCGGTGTGTTCGCCCTCGCCTACGTCATCATCCTCTCGATCACCCTCGACGAGAACAACGTGCAGCTCATCTGCATGCGGATCCTCTCGAGCCTGTGGAACTGGGTCGCGCTCGACAATCTGAAGCAGGTCGACCTCCGCATGCCGGACAACAGTCTGCACCGCACGATCATGGGCTATGTGCCCTACGTACCAGAGGTCGCGCGCGCCTGGGACAAGGCGGTTCGCGGCGTCATCGGATCGATGATGATCGCCACCTGCGTGACGGTGCCGCTGGCCATCTGGTTCGTCGACTTTTCCAAGCGCCGCGGCAAGGCGATGATCCAAGAGCGCCACGAGCGCGGCGCCATGCTGGTCGAGCGCGATCTGCTCTACGCCGAGATCGTCCAGCACAACAAAATCGAGTTCGTGAAGGAAGCTCAGACCCTCTTCCCCGGCAAGACCGCGAACGAGGTACTGAAGCTGCCGTTCGGCGCGCGGAAAGCGGGCGGCATCCACCACCCCTATCACATCGCTGGCATCCCCTACCCCTATCACATCGCTGGCATCCCCTACCCGCACCGCCTCGAGCAGTCGCACACGATGCTGCTCGGCACCACCGGCTCGGGCAAAACGACGGCGCTGCGCAAGCACATCCAGCAGATGCGCGAGCGCCAGGACAGCGCCGTCATCTTCGATCTCACGGGGGCCTACGTGGAGGCCTTCTACGACCCCGAGCGCGATACGATCCTAAACCCGCTCGATGCGCGCTGCCCGGCCTGGTCGATCTTCAACGACTGCACCACCTACAGCGAGTTCACCGCCGCGGCAGCGGCTCTGATCCCGTCGGATGGCGGCGCGGCCGAGCCCTTCTGGGCGCTCGCTGCACGTACCCTGTTCATCGAGATGTGCATGAAGCTCATCGAGAAGAACATGATGTCGAACCAGGCGCTGGCCGACAACCTCATGACCGCCGACCTGAAGCAGGTTCACAAGCACCTCGCCAAGACTATTGCCGACCCCATCACTGCGCCCGAGGCAGCCAAAATGGCGGAGTCGATCCGCGCCGTGTTCAACACCAACGCGCAGGTGCTGCGCTTCCTCCCCGACACCGGCCCGAGCTACTCGATCAGGGGCTGGATGACGGGCGAGAAGAAGCCCGGCTCGATCCTCTTCATCACCTCGAATTACACTGACCTGAAGATTGCGGCGACTGTTACGCCCGGCGCCGTACCCGTATCACGGGTCGGCCACCGGCCGCCAGTTTGTAGGTTCCCAGCGCGGCATGCTTGATGACGATCTTCTCGCCGGCACGCGGCGCCACCACGAAACGCTGGCCTTCGGTCTGTAGCCAGTGCGAACCCTCCGCCAGCGTGAGGGCCCAATTTCCATCACCGGTCTGCACCGCCTGCGCCAACTGGCTAGCCAGCGAATTCAGCTTGTTGCCATCGGCGCCCGGCACGCCCGGCACGCCCGGCATGCCCGGTAGATCGGCGGCGCGGCGCCGTTCGCCGAAACGCGCGCGGCGTTCCTCCTTGCTCCAGGCACGGTGGACCACCACCACCTCGCGTGCGGTGATAGCGCCATCGAAGGCCCACGCGGCGGCGTCGAAGCAGCGCAGCCGTTCCTTGTCGCTGCCGATCGTCCGGCACCGGATCACCGCATCGGCGACTGTGCTGCGATCGGGCATCGCTGCGTCAGCGGCCGCTGTACTTGGCGTAAATATCATTACGATCGTGCCCAAAACTGTCGCAGACCTGACGGCGAGCGGCGCGTAGTGGAAGTTGTGCGGATCATACCGAACGGCGGGCCTATGCTTGTTGACGCCGTCGCCAGCGGAATAGATCCGGCGCGACTGCCGAACGGAGTGTTGTGGGAGGACAACTAGAACAGAACCGGATGTTTTCTGGCCGTAATGCGGAGTTGTCGAGCGCAAAGCTTTTTATCACGCACCTTTGCGCGCACGCGCGTTCGTCGTTGCACCGCGCCGGCTCACTGCCGCAGCACCCAGCACTCCGCCTCTTCGAGGCTCGTGAAATACTCCGCTGCGCGCTCCGCTGCGGCGCGTTTGATCTGCAGGCGCGATAGCGAGCGGGCGACGACGAACGCCAGCCGGCGCGATACCATGCGCGGGTCGGACAGCACCTGCTGGAACGCGGCGACCGTTTCCTGCGCCTGGATCTGCATCGCGCGCATGTCGACGATCGTGGCGTGCGCGTTCGGGGCGCAGCGCAACTGGCGGTGCGCGGCGTCGCGCGCGGCGACGAAACGGTCGACGTCGTCGGGGCTGAAGAA
This portion of the Sphingomonas phyllosphaerae 5.2 genome encodes:
- a CDS encoding sterol desaturase family protein; this translates as MNWYEKLLLVVAMVLFMEVFAWATHKYVMHGWGWGWHRSHHEPRAGAFERNDLYAVSFAAIVIALFALGTLWEPLWWIALGITVYGAIYAFVHDMLVHQRFGMRWVPRRGYFKRLHQAHRLHHAVRGKEGGVSFGFLFAPDPARLKRRLTERAGQ
- a CDS encoding fatty acid desaturase, which produces MSRDRRRADGRADGRHGLMLAAAIGGAWTSVHVGGIFFWHWSPGTALLAPVVILVQAWLSTGLFIIAHDCMHGSLAPGRPRLNRIVGTFCLAAYAGLSYGELLPKHHAHHAAPGTTSDPDFHADAPRRLLPWFGSFFRNYYTHGQIGRITIAAIVYLLLGASLLDIVVFWAVPALLALGQLFVFGTYLPHRHDDRPFADAHNARSSALRPLLSLMTCFHFGAYHHEHHLSPGTPWWRLPAFRRETLARR
- a CDS encoding phosphatase PAP2 family protein, with translation MRLPTTTSHANAASWSVIGGLALACLLLSHALGFSVALARAALPALGVAVLTGALAIGRMRADTRLVAGATAFLQMTLFTILGVVLAYLLAAFGGPSWDEWLAVADARLGLDWPAILAVADRLPAPLLLVAGLAYHSLVVQMVGCIVVLAATARLERLRTAVAAAIVAGAVTILLSGLLPAVGNLFDPAHYRTLWPSVAWQDRDLVLGLRDGAVRELDLSHMTGIVSFPSYHAALPVILFWGLYPVTRLRVPAAIWAGLTIVATPLFGGHYGVDVLAGLLLAVLALAVARRLAAKAPDLSGMRWPVRHARPMPRTTGRIRWKQGAEVIH